The following are encoded in a window of Platichthys flesus chromosome 19, fPlaFle2.1, whole genome shotgun sequence genomic DNA:
- the grk5 gene encoding G protein-coupled receptor kinase 5 isoform X2, translating to MEIESMVANSALIKAREGGRSKGRSWKWREMLRFPHISQCVDLAMSIERDYQSLCVTQPIGKKLFQLFCRNRPDLQNYMSLLDALDIFDTKSDDERREFGISIIQRFLTSQSIQCVPTVLSHEQRSIQRLELDPCGDIFHDCREDLHKHLSGEAFTLYQESMFFDRFLQWKMLEREPITKNKFRQYRLLGKGGFGEVWACQVRATGMMYACKKLEKTHVKKRRGEAMALNEKKILEGLVSRFVVNLAYAYETKHALCMVLTMMSGGDLKYHIYNIGVPGLERDRVCFYAAEVCCGLMHLHQKSILYRDLKPENILLDDNGHIRISDLGLAVKLSEGSLVRGRVGTLGYMAPEVIGHDHYGMSADWWGLGCLIYEMTSGQPPFRARGENPGSSEMERRIQTQQEEYSVKFSREAKELCSSLLTKDPRQRLGCQGSKGRKVQSHPFFQNINFRMLEAGLVKPPFTPDPRQVYCSDVQDIEEFSTVKGVSLDRTDDDFYAKFNTGSIPITWQNELEPEARTWTGTRPLTAPNVACYAESSADTIFRTPQTKANRAWCQRKPT from the exons aTGGAGATTGAAAGCATGGTGGCAAACAGTGCTCTTATTAAAGCCCGGGAAG GTGGAAGGAGTAAAGGCAGAAGCTGGAAATGGAGAGAGATGCTTCGCTTCCCTCACATCAGTCAGTGTGTGGACCTGGCCATGAGCATTG AACGAGACTATCAAAGTCTATGTGTGACGCAGCCTATTGGCAAGAAACTTTTCCAGCTCTTCTGTCGGAATCGTCCTGATCTGCAGAACTACATGTCCCTCCTGGATGCTCTG GACATCTTCGACACAAAGTCGGACGATGAGCGAAGAGAGTTTGGCATCAGCATCATTCAGAGATTCCTCACGAGTCAG TCGATTCAATGTGTACCCACAGTGCTGAGCCATGAACAGAGAAGCATCCAGAGACTGGAGCTGGATCCCTGTGGGGACATCTTCCATGACTGCAGGGA AGACCTACACAAACACCTGAGTGGAGAGGCCTTCACACTGTACCAGGAGAGCATGTTCTTTGACCGTTTTCTTCAGTGGAAGATGTTGGAgag GGAGCCCATCACCAAGAATAAATTCAGACAGTACAGACTACTGGGGAAAGGCGGGTTTGGAGAG gTGTGGGCTTGTCAGGTCCGGGCCACAGGAATGATGTACGCCTGCAAAAAGCTGGAGAAGACCCATGTGAAGAAGCGGCGAGGGGAGGCCATGGCTCTCAATGAGAAAAAGATACTGGAAGGATTGGTCAGTCGATTTGTG GTGAACCTGGCTTATGCTTATGAGACCAAGCACGCCCTCTGTATGGTTCTGACCATGATGAGCGGTGGGGACTTGAAGTATCACATTTATAACATCGGAGTTCCCGGcctggagagagacagggtATGTTTCTACGCTGCAGAAGTCTGCTGTGGTTTGATGCACCTTCATCAGAAATCAATATTATACAG AGATCTGAAACCAGAAAATATTCTGCTGGATGACAACG GACACATCCGCATCTCTGACCTGGGCCTGGCTGTGAAGCTCTCCGAGGGGAGTCTGGTGCGAGGAAGGGTGGGCACGCTGGGCTACATGG CTCCCGAGGTGATCGGCCATGATCATTATGGGATGAGTGCAGACTGGTGGGGCCTCGGCTGTCTGATTTACGAAATGACCTCAGGGCAGCCGCCGTTCAGAGCCCGAGGAGAGAATCCAGGTTCCTCAGAGATGGAGCGACGGATTCAGACGCAGCAGGAGGAATACAGCGTCAAGTTCAGCAGGGAGGCGAAAGAACTCTGCTCCTCG CTGCTGACTAAGGACCCAAGGCAGAGGTTGGGCTGCCAGGGGTCAAAGGGGAGAAAAGTCCAGTCACATCCTTTTTTCCAGAATATCAACTTCCGGATGCTGGAGGCGGGACTCGTCAAGCCTCCGTTTACACCTGAT CCCAGACAGGTGTACTGCAGTGATGTGCAGGACATTGAAGAGTTTTCTACAGTGAAAGGAGTCAGTCTGGACCGAACAGACGATGACTTCTACGCCAAGTTCAATACAGGCAGCATTCCTATAACCTGGCAAAATGAG TTGGAACCCGAAGCCAGGACCTGGACTGGAACCAGGCCCCTGACAGCCCCAAACGTAGCCTGCTACGCCGAATCTTCCGCAGACAC CATATTTCGGACTCCTCAGACGAAGGCAAACAGAGCTTGGTGCCAGAGGAAACCTACCTGA
- the grk5 gene encoding G protein-coupled receptor kinase 5 isoform X1, whose protein sequence is MEIESMVANSALIKAREGGRSKGRSWKWREMLRFPHISQCVDLAMSIERDYQSLCVTQPIGKKLFQLFCRNRPDLQNYMSLLDALDIFDTKSDDERREFGISIIQRFLTSQSIQCVPTVLSHEQRSIQRLELDPCGDIFHDCREDLHKHLSGEAFTLYQESMFFDRFLQWKMLEREPITKNKFRQYRLLGKGGFGEVWACQVRATGMMYACKKLEKTHVKKRRGEAMALNEKKILEGLVSRFVVNLAYAYETKHALCMVLTMMSGGDLKYHIYNIGVPGLERDRVCFYAAEVCCGLMHLHQKSILYRDLKPENILLDDNGHIRISDLGLAVKLSEGSLVRGRVGTLGYMAPEVIGHDHYGMSADWWGLGCLIYEMTSGQPPFRARGENPGSSEMERRIQTQQEEYSVKFSREAKELCSSLLTKDPRQRLGCQGSKGRKVQSHPFFQNINFRMLEAGLVKPPFTPDPRQVYCSDVQDIEEFSTVKGVSLDRTDDDFYAKFNTGSIPITWQNEIIETGCFKELNVFGAVGTRSQDLDWNQAPDSPKRSLLRRIFRRHHISDSSDEGKQSLVPEETYLKSGLLSTAL, encoded by the exons aTGGAGATTGAAAGCATGGTGGCAAACAGTGCTCTTATTAAAGCCCGGGAAG GTGGAAGGAGTAAAGGCAGAAGCTGGAAATGGAGAGAGATGCTTCGCTTCCCTCACATCAGTCAGTGTGTGGACCTGGCCATGAGCATTG AACGAGACTATCAAAGTCTATGTGTGACGCAGCCTATTGGCAAGAAACTTTTCCAGCTCTTCTGTCGGAATCGTCCTGATCTGCAGAACTACATGTCCCTCCTGGATGCTCTG GACATCTTCGACACAAAGTCGGACGATGAGCGAAGAGAGTTTGGCATCAGCATCATTCAGAGATTCCTCACGAGTCAG TCGATTCAATGTGTACCCACAGTGCTGAGCCATGAACAGAGAAGCATCCAGAGACTGGAGCTGGATCCCTGTGGGGACATCTTCCATGACTGCAGGGA AGACCTACACAAACACCTGAGTGGAGAGGCCTTCACACTGTACCAGGAGAGCATGTTCTTTGACCGTTTTCTTCAGTGGAAGATGTTGGAgag GGAGCCCATCACCAAGAATAAATTCAGACAGTACAGACTACTGGGGAAAGGCGGGTTTGGAGAG gTGTGGGCTTGTCAGGTCCGGGCCACAGGAATGATGTACGCCTGCAAAAAGCTGGAGAAGACCCATGTGAAGAAGCGGCGAGGGGAGGCCATGGCTCTCAATGAGAAAAAGATACTGGAAGGATTGGTCAGTCGATTTGTG GTGAACCTGGCTTATGCTTATGAGACCAAGCACGCCCTCTGTATGGTTCTGACCATGATGAGCGGTGGGGACTTGAAGTATCACATTTATAACATCGGAGTTCCCGGcctggagagagacagggtATGTTTCTACGCTGCAGAAGTCTGCTGTGGTTTGATGCACCTTCATCAGAAATCAATATTATACAG AGATCTGAAACCAGAAAATATTCTGCTGGATGACAACG GACACATCCGCATCTCTGACCTGGGCCTGGCTGTGAAGCTCTCCGAGGGGAGTCTGGTGCGAGGAAGGGTGGGCACGCTGGGCTACATGG CTCCCGAGGTGATCGGCCATGATCATTATGGGATGAGTGCAGACTGGTGGGGCCTCGGCTGTCTGATTTACGAAATGACCTCAGGGCAGCCGCCGTTCAGAGCCCGAGGAGAGAATCCAGGTTCCTCAGAGATGGAGCGACGGATTCAGACGCAGCAGGAGGAATACAGCGTCAAGTTCAGCAGGGAGGCGAAAGAACTCTGCTCCTCG CTGCTGACTAAGGACCCAAGGCAGAGGTTGGGCTGCCAGGGGTCAAAGGGGAGAAAAGTCCAGTCACATCCTTTTTTCCAGAATATCAACTTCCGGATGCTGGAGGCGGGACTCGTCAAGCCTCCGTTTACACCTGAT CCCAGACAGGTGTACTGCAGTGATGTGCAGGACATTGAAGAGTTTTCTACAGTGAAAGGAGTCAGTCTGGACCGAACAGACGATGACTTCTACGCCAAGTTCAATACAGGCAGCATTCCTATAACCTGGCAAAATGAG ATAATAGAGACAGGATGTTTTAAGGAGCTGAATGTTTTTGGCGCAGTTGGAACCCGAAGCCAGGACCTGGACTGGAACCAGGCCCCTGACAGCCCCAAACGTAGCCTGCTACGCCGAATCTTCCGCAGACAC CATATTTCGGACTCCTCAGACGAAGGCAAACAGAGCTTGGTGCCAGAGGAAACCTACCTGAAGTCAGGACTTCTCAGCACCGCCCTCTGA
- the ash2l gene encoding set1/Ash2 histone methyltransferase complex subunit ASH2 isoform X2, with translation MASEVEAGNAATTEPESGEGDGAFGELPISMDTESSNGKEGMEAAGEGSEAADALTGSGDEESGRQLGEVELQCALCMKWFTADTFAIDTVTCLPFMTNYVFHCNVCHHSGNTYFLRKQANLKEMCLTALANLTWRSRSQDEHPKTMFPKDKDIIPFIDKYWECMTTRQRPGKLTWPNNIVKTMSKERDVFLVKEHPDPGSKDPEEEYPKFGLLDQDLGTIGPSYDTQKQATAAPTAGGLNGALAPGPGKGRGAKRKQQQQQEGTAAGATKRTRSDPLFSAQRLPPHGYPLEHPFNKDGYRYILAEPDPHAPDPEKLELDCWAGKPIPGDLYRACLYERVLLALHDRAPQLKISDDRLTVTGEKGYSMVRASHGIRKGSWFFEVSVDDMPAETAARLGWSQPLGNLQAPLGYDKFSYSWRSKKGTRFHQSIGKHYSSGYGQGDTLGFFIELPDGTETAKALPDTYKDKALIKFKSYLYFEEKDYVDKAEKSLKSTTPTKMIFFKNGVSQGVAFENLFEGIYFPAISLYKSCTVSVNFGPHFKYPPKDIKYQPMSDMGWGAVIEHTLSDMLYHVETDVDGRRSPPWEG, from the exons ATGGCGTCTGAGGTTGAGGCGGGTAACGCTGCTACAACCGAGCCGGAGAGTGGAGAAGG GGATGGTGCATTTGGGGAACTACCCATCAGCATGGATACTGAATCTTCAAATGGCAAAGAGGGAATG GAGGCAGCCGGGGAAGGCTCTGAGGCAGCTGATGCTCTGACTGGATCAGGAGATGAGGAGAGTGGGAGGCAACTGGGGGAGGTGGAGCTGCAGTGTGCCTTGTGTATGAAGTGGTTCACTGCAGACACGTTTGCCATCGACACCGT gACCTGTCTCCCCTTTATGACTAATTATGTGTTTCACTGCAACGTGTGCCATCACAGTGGTAACACATACTTCCTGAGGAAACAAGCAA ACCTGAAAGAGATGTGTCTCACAGCCCTGGCAAACCTCACATGGAGATCCAGATCACAAGACGAGCATCCAAAGACCATGTTCCCCAAAGACAAG GATATCATACCATTCATTGACAAGTACTGGGAGTGCATGACAACCCGTCAGAGACCAGGGAAGCTCACCTGGCCCAACAACATAGTGAAAACAATG aGCAAAGAGCGAGATGTCTTTCTAGTGAAGGAACACCCTGACCCCGGCAGTAAAGACCCAGAGGAGGAGTACCCAAAATTCGGCTTGTTGGACCAG GACCTGGGAACCATTGGACCGTCATatgacacacagaaacaggcTACTGCTGCGCCTACGGCTGGTGGACTCAATG GTGCTTTGGCCCCTGGTCCAGGAAAAGGCAGAGGAGCTAAAcgtaaacagcagcagcaacaggaagGCACAGCTGCCGGGGCAACCAAGAGAACCCGCAG TGATCCTCTGTTCTCGGCCCAGCGCCTACCGCCTCATGGTTACCCACTGGAGCACCCCTTCAATAAAGACGGATATCGTTACATCCTGGCAGAACCCGACCCTCATGCTCCCGACCCAGAGAAGCTTGAGCTGGACTGCTGGGCTGGCAAGCCCATACCTGGTGATCTGTACAGGGCCTGTCTCTATGAGAGGGTGCTGCTGGCCTTACATGACAGAG CGCCTCAGTTGAAGATCTCTGATGACCGTCTGACAGTGACTGGAGAGAAGGGCTACTCCATGGTGCGAGCATCGCACGGCATACGGAAAGGTTCCTGGTTCTTTGAGGTCTCTGTTGATGACATGCCTGCAGAGACCGCGGCTAGGCTTGGCTGGTCTCAACCACTCG GTAACTTGCAGGCACCTCTGGGTTATGACAAGTTCAGCTACTCGTGGCGCAGTAAGAAGGGCACgcggtttcatcagtccattgGAAAGCATTATTCCTCAGGATACGGTCAAGGAGACACGCTGGGCTTCTTCATAGAGCTGCCCGATGGCACAGAGACAGCCAAGGCTCTGCCAGATACATACAAAGACAAG GCGCTAATCAAGTTCAAGAGCTACCTGTACTTTGAGGAGAAGGACTATGTGGACAAAGCAGAGAAAAGTCTCAAGTCAACGACTCCTACCAAG atgattttctttaaaaatggaGTGAGTCAAGGTGTTGCCTTTGAAAACCTGTTTGAAGGCATCTACTTCCCCGCCATCTCGCTCTACAAAAGCTGCACG GTTTCAGTCAATTTTGGGCCACATTTCAAATATCCGCCAAAGGACATCAAGTATCAGCCG ATGAGTGACATGGGCTGGGGAGCTGTGATCGAGCACACACTGTCTGACATGCTGTACCACGTGGAGACCGATGTGGACGGCCGACGCAGTCCTCCGTGGGAAGGATGA
- the ash2l gene encoding set1/Ash2 histone methyltransferase complex subunit ASH2 isoform X1: MASEVEAGNAATTEPESGEGDGAFGELPISMDTESSNGKEGMEAAGEGSEAADALTGSGDEESGRQLGEVELQCALCMKWFTADTFAIDTVTCLPFMTNYVFHCNVCHHSGNTYFLRKQANLKEMCLTALANLTWRSRSQDEHPKTMFPKDKDIIPFIDKYWECMTTRQRPGKLTWPNNIVKTMSKERDVFLVKEHPDPGSKDPEEEYPKFGLLDQDLGTIGPSYDTQKQATAAPTAGGLNGGSAFSGALAPGPGKGRGAKRKQQQQQEGTAAGATKRTRSDPLFSAQRLPPHGYPLEHPFNKDGYRYILAEPDPHAPDPEKLELDCWAGKPIPGDLYRACLYERVLLALHDRAPQLKISDDRLTVTGEKGYSMVRASHGIRKGSWFFEVSVDDMPAETAARLGWSQPLGNLQAPLGYDKFSYSWRSKKGTRFHQSIGKHYSSGYGQGDTLGFFIELPDGTETAKALPDTYKDKALIKFKSYLYFEEKDYVDKAEKSLKSTTPTKMIFFKNGVSQGVAFENLFEGIYFPAISLYKSCTVSVNFGPHFKYPPKDIKYQPMSDMGWGAVIEHTLSDMLYHVETDVDGRRSPPWEG, from the exons ATGGCGTCTGAGGTTGAGGCGGGTAACGCTGCTACAACCGAGCCGGAGAGTGGAGAAGG GGATGGTGCATTTGGGGAACTACCCATCAGCATGGATACTGAATCTTCAAATGGCAAAGAGGGAATG GAGGCAGCCGGGGAAGGCTCTGAGGCAGCTGATGCTCTGACTGGATCAGGAGATGAGGAGAGTGGGAGGCAACTGGGGGAGGTGGAGCTGCAGTGTGCCTTGTGTATGAAGTGGTTCACTGCAGACACGTTTGCCATCGACACCGT gACCTGTCTCCCCTTTATGACTAATTATGTGTTTCACTGCAACGTGTGCCATCACAGTGGTAACACATACTTCCTGAGGAAACAAGCAA ACCTGAAAGAGATGTGTCTCACAGCCCTGGCAAACCTCACATGGAGATCCAGATCACAAGACGAGCATCCAAAGACCATGTTCCCCAAAGACAAG GATATCATACCATTCATTGACAAGTACTGGGAGTGCATGACAACCCGTCAGAGACCAGGGAAGCTCACCTGGCCCAACAACATAGTGAAAACAATG aGCAAAGAGCGAGATGTCTTTCTAGTGAAGGAACACCCTGACCCCGGCAGTAAAGACCCAGAGGAGGAGTACCCAAAATTCGGCTTGTTGGACCAG GACCTGGGAACCATTGGACCGTCATatgacacacagaaacaggcTACTGCTGCGCCTACGGCTGGTGGACTCAATG gTGGATCTGCTTTCTCAG GTGCTTTGGCCCCTGGTCCAGGAAAAGGCAGAGGAGCTAAAcgtaaacagcagcagcaacaggaagGCACAGCTGCCGGGGCAACCAAGAGAACCCGCAG TGATCCTCTGTTCTCGGCCCAGCGCCTACCGCCTCATGGTTACCCACTGGAGCACCCCTTCAATAAAGACGGATATCGTTACATCCTGGCAGAACCCGACCCTCATGCTCCCGACCCAGAGAAGCTTGAGCTGGACTGCTGGGCTGGCAAGCCCATACCTGGTGATCTGTACAGGGCCTGTCTCTATGAGAGGGTGCTGCTGGCCTTACATGACAGAG CGCCTCAGTTGAAGATCTCTGATGACCGTCTGACAGTGACTGGAGAGAAGGGCTACTCCATGGTGCGAGCATCGCACGGCATACGGAAAGGTTCCTGGTTCTTTGAGGTCTCTGTTGATGACATGCCTGCAGAGACCGCGGCTAGGCTTGGCTGGTCTCAACCACTCG GTAACTTGCAGGCACCTCTGGGTTATGACAAGTTCAGCTACTCGTGGCGCAGTAAGAAGGGCACgcggtttcatcagtccattgGAAAGCATTATTCCTCAGGATACGGTCAAGGAGACACGCTGGGCTTCTTCATAGAGCTGCCCGATGGCACAGAGACAGCCAAGGCTCTGCCAGATACATACAAAGACAAG GCGCTAATCAAGTTCAAGAGCTACCTGTACTTTGAGGAGAAGGACTATGTGGACAAAGCAGAGAAAAGTCTCAAGTCAACGACTCCTACCAAG atgattttctttaaaaatggaGTGAGTCAAGGTGTTGCCTTTGAAAACCTGTTTGAAGGCATCTACTTCCCCGCCATCTCGCTCTACAAAAGCTGCACG GTTTCAGTCAATTTTGGGCCACATTTCAAATATCCGCCAAAGGACATCAAGTATCAGCCG ATGAGTGACATGGGCTGGGGAGCTGTGATCGAGCACACACTGTCTGACATGCTGTACCACGTGGAGACCGATGTGGACGGCCGACGCAGTCCTCCGTGGGAAGGATGA
- the grk5 gene encoding G protein-coupled receptor kinase 5 isoform X3, with the protein MEIESMVANSALIKAREGGRSKGRSWKWREMLRFPHISQCVDLAMSIERDYQSLCVTQPIGKKLFQLFCRNRPDLQNYMSLLDALDIFDTKSDDERREFGISIIQRFLTSQSIQCVPTVLSHEQRSIQRLELDPCGDIFHDCREDLHKHLSGEAFTLYQESMFFDRFLQWKMLEREPITKNKFRQYRLLGKGGFGEVWACQVRATGMMYACKKLEKTHVKKRRGEAMALNEKKILEGLVSRFVVNLAYAYETKHALCMVLTMMSGGDLKYHIYNIGVPGLERDRVCFYAAEVCCGLMHLHQKSILYRDLKPENILLDDNAPEVIGHDHYGMSADWWGLGCLIYEMTSGQPPFRARGENPGSSEMERRIQTQQEEYSVKFSREAKELCSSLLTKDPRQRLGCQGSKGRKVQSHPFFQNINFRMLEAGLVKPPFTPDPRQVYCSDVQDIEEFSTVKGVSLDRTDDDFYAKFNTGSIPITWQNEIIETGCFKELNVFGAVGTRSQDLDWNQAPDSPKRSLLRRIFRRHHISDSSDEGKQSLVPEETYLKSGLLSTAL; encoded by the exons aTGGAGATTGAAAGCATGGTGGCAAACAGTGCTCTTATTAAAGCCCGGGAAG GTGGAAGGAGTAAAGGCAGAAGCTGGAAATGGAGAGAGATGCTTCGCTTCCCTCACATCAGTCAGTGTGTGGACCTGGCCATGAGCATTG AACGAGACTATCAAAGTCTATGTGTGACGCAGCCTATTGGCAAGAAACTTTTCCAGCTCTTCTGTCGGAATCGTCCTGATCTGCAGAACTACATGTCCCTCCTGGATGCTCTG GACATCTTCGACACAAAGTCGGACGATGAGCGAAGAGAGTTTGGCATCAGCATCATTCAGAGATTCCTCACGAGTCAG TCGATTCAATGTGTACCCACAGTGCTGAGCCATGAACAGAGAAGCATCCAGAGACTGGAGCTGGATCCCTGTGGGGACATCTTCCATGACTGCAGGGA AGACCTACACAAACACCTGAGTGGAGAGGCCTTCACACTGTACCAGGAGAGCATGTTCTTTGACCGTTTTCTTCAGTGGAAGATGTTGGAgag GGAGCCCATCACCAAGAATAAATTCAGACAGTACAGACTACTGGGGAAAGGCGGGTTTGGAGAG gTGTGGGCTTGTCAGGTCCGGGCCACAGGAATGATGTACGCCTGCAAAAAGCTGGAGAAGACCCATGTGAAGAAGCGGCGAGGGGAGGCCATGGCTCTCAATGAGAAAAAGATACTGGAAGGATTGGTCAGTCGATTTGTG GTGAACCTGGCTTATGCTTATGAGACCAAGCACGCCCTCTGTATGGTTCTGACCATGATGAGCGGTGGGGACTTGAAGTATCACATTTATAACATCGGAGTTCCCGGcctggagagagacagggtATGTTTCTACGCTGCAGAAGTCTGCTGTGGTTTGATGCACCTTCATCAGAAATCAATATTATACAG AGATCTGAAACCAGAAAATATTCTGCTGGATGACAACG CTCCCGAGGTGATCGGCCATGATCATTATGGGATGAGTGCAGACTGGTGGGGCCTCGGCTGTCTGATTTACGAAATGACCTCAGGGCAGCCGCCGTTCAGAGCCCGAGGAGAGAATCCAGGTTCCTCAGAGATGGAGCGACGGATTCAGACGCAGCAGGAGGAATACAGCGTCAAGTTCAGCAGGGAGGCGAAAGAACTCTGCTCCTCG CTGCTGACTAAGGACCCAAGGCAGAGGTTGGGCTGCCAGGGGTCAAAGGGGAGAAAAGTCCAGTCACATCCTTTTTTCCAGAATATCAACTTCCGGATGCTGGAGGCGGGACTCGTCAAGCCTCCGTTTACACCTGAT CCCAGACAGGTGTACTGCAGTGATGTGCAGGACATTGAAGAGTTTTCTACAGTGAAAGGAGTCAGTCTGGACCGAACAGACGATGACTTCTACGCCAAGTTCAATACAGGCAGCATTCCTATAACCTGGCAAAATGAG ATAATAGAGACAGGATGTTTTAAGGAGCTGAATGTTTTTGGCGCAGTTGGAACCCGAAGCCAGGACCTGGACTGGAACCAGGCCCCTGACAGCCCCAAACGTAGCCTGCTACGCCGAATCTTCCGCAGACAC CATATTTCGGACTCCTCAGACGAAGGCAAACAGAGCTTGGTGCCAGAGGAAACCTACCTGAAGTCAGGACTTCTCAGCACCGCCCTCTGA